The nucleotide sequence GCCAGGATAGCGCGAGGCGCTTGCTCCGAGGAGGATGGCAAAGTCCGTGGCTGTACGGAGGTCGCGCCCGGGGACATGGACAATCATGGGCGCTCCGATAACCTCCCACTGATCAGCAAGGCCTACTAAGACGCTCCGAATGTCATCATCCTTCTGGGTCACACTCCCCGAAGGACCTCCGGAGGCGGGCTTCGCGGAACGGTGAGGAATCGTTTCATGGTATCGGAATGCGGTTCGGTATCCGCCCGAGGGGTGAGGAATCAACATGGCTCTGCCCGCCGGCACCGTCTCCCCGCCGGGCGTGTGCAAGACTCCAAGTCCCGGGGAATGGGCACCGCGGCTGGGCCCGACAGCCCGCCCCTGGAGCTCTCGAGGAACTTCGCGGCGGCACCGTCGTCGGTCCACTGGCCCTGAGGGGTGCCAGTTCCACGCGCAGTTCCTTGAAGGCGACCCGCGTTTTTCGGTCCAGCGCCATGTTTCTCAAAAACGTGTCCGAAGGTGGGTTTGCTCTTCGGGTTCCCCCACTTGAGGCGGCTCGCCGCCGCACCAACCCCCGCCCCGACTGCGCCAGCCGCGGCCCCCGCCGCCGCCCCTCGGCCCGCCGCGGCTCGCATCGCGCCGCAGTCAAAGTCGGTTCTTCCGGGATCGAAGGCCTCCGCGATGCCTTCGTCGACGTAGTTCTGGATCCCTCCCTCGGCGCCGGCGACCGCCGCGCCCACCAGGATGGGGACGATGAAGTTCCCGTCGGGATCCGCGTAGTTGACTGGGTCGCCCCCGGCGTACGCGTATTGGTTCTCGCCTCCCTCCAGCCCGCTCGGATCCCTCCGCGTGAAGGCGCCTGTCTCCGGGTCGTACTCGCGGGCGCCGAAGTGGGTGAGGCCCGTGTCGGCGTCGAACATCCCGCCGGCGAAGCCGAAGGGCTGAAACCCCGGGTTGCTGTCGGCGACGACCTTGCCGAAGGGATCGTATTCGAGGGCCTGCGCGACCACGCCCGTAAACACGTCCACCACGAAGCGCACGCTGCCGCGCTCGTCCTTCAAGAGCGCGTAGCTGGCGCCGCCGCGCTCGAGCACATCGGGACCCAGCTCGCCGCGGGTGTACACGTACCGCGTGAGCACGTTGCCTGTCGCGTCCACCTCCGCCGCGGGTTGCAGCGCGTTCCGGTACAGGAATCGATTCTCTGTCGTGCCGTTTCGTCGCTTCGTGATGCGACGCCCGTACGCGTCCAGATCGTAGTCGACGCGGATGCCGCCGGGCAGCTCCGCCGAGGTGAGGTGTCCGCGCCCGTCGTAGCCGTAGCGGGTGAGACTCGCGCCCTCGGTCTTGGTCAGCCGCTCGCCCTTCCCCCGTGTACGTGTAGGTTGCACCCGCCTCGACGTCACCCGATCGCGGGCGTCTACCGTGATTCCGCTGTCGGTACGGTTTCCGTTTCCGTCGTACGTACGCGTGCGTGGTTGCCCCGTTCCGCGTCACACCCGACAGGCGGCCGCGCAGATCGTAGGTAACCCTGTACGTCACGCCGTTCTCGCGCTTCTCTTCGAGGCGGCCCAGCGCGTCGTAGGCCATCGCGAGATCGAGCACCGTGCCCGCGGCGCTGCGCGCTTGGTACGTGGCGAGCTCCCCGTGCGCCGTGTACCCGAAGCTCGCACTCGCGAGTCCCACGCTCAGGCTCGCGAGGGCGCGCTCGCGGGCTCTCGGGTGAGGAAGGTCGTGCCCGCCCGCGTCAAGAGGCCGTCCGCGTCGTATCCATACGATACCGCGTTGCCCGAGGCGCTCTCCGTCGCCCTCCGCAACATCGTGTCGTACGTGAAGGAGACCACGCCCGGGGCGACGCCGGTCGCCGTCACCTCCCGCAGGAGCGCCCCGTCCCACCCGAACGCGAGCCCCTGCGGGCCTTGCGCCGAGCTGTTCGTCAGCGTGCGAAGCTGGCCACTCGTCGCGTCGTACGCGAACGACACCTCACCGCCCGCGTACACCAGCCGCGACGGCCGGCCCGCGCTGTCACGCGCGATGTCGGTCGCCGTCCCGTCTTCGTGGGTGATCTTCGCGAGGTCGCGATCTCCATCGTAGCCCATCGCGATCGGGCTCGCGCCCGGGGCCAGGTAGGTGGCGAGCTGCCCGTCCTTTCCGTACGTCAGCGCGTGCGCGCCCTTGCCAGGCGGTGTCACCAACGTGAGGTCGTCCATCGCGCTCCACGCGTAGGCGCTCTTCGCCCCGTCGGTGTGCACGAACGCTGTCGCGCGGAGCGCCCCGTCGCGCTCGATCCCTACGCGCCGCCCGAGGGTGTCTTCCACGCTCGCGAGGGCTCCCGCGGCGCCGTACGCGAACGTCGTGCGGCGCGTGCCCGTGGTCGCCGAGGCGAGCCGGCTGCGTGCATCGTACACGCGATCCGTCGCGGGAAACCCTGGGAGCTGCGATCGCACGACTCGCCCTTCGGCGTCGAGGGTGGCCGTGAGAGTCCGGCCCCCGGGCGTTGTCGTGGTCCAGGTGCGGCTCGCGCCGTCGTACGCCATGCGCGTCACGCCGTCGGGTGTGCGAGGATCGGCGTCGCCCGCCGGGCGCATAGCGTAGAGCCTGCCGCCACCGCACGCCGCAAGCAGCAGGCTCAGGCAGAGCACCAAGACGAACGGCAAGGAGAACGCCCAGACCCGAGACACGGCAGTGAGGGGATCACGGCGGGTCGCGGGAGTCAACAGTGTCGCTCCGGCGACGAACGGTGTTGCTCTACCGGTCGTGATCTCACCAAGGCTTCCATCCCAGTGCTAGGTTGCTGACGTTTTCGGGTCGTCGCCCACATGATAGCGACGAAGGATCTCCGCACGCCGACACGAAAGCGAAAGCGAGCCTCGTTCCAGCTCCGTGACTTCTAGGGAGACGCGATCCCGCTGATGGTGCCCCACGTCAATGACGTGTAGGTGCAAAAGCTGGGTGAGTCCACCTCCAAAGTCGGACACTGAGAGACTCGTGACTTCCACGAACACAACAGCGATCGCCCGGGAGCCAACGGCGCTGGACTCTGCGAGGTGCAGTACGAGGTCGTAGGTCGAACACTCGTCCTTTCCTCCGAGCGACAGGCTGAGCACGACCGTAAAGCCACGCAGTTGACCGTTGAGAGATAGACTGTCCATTGGCTTACCGATCGAGCGGGTGGGGCCCGGGAAACGGACCTGTTTCTCTTCCCTTCGGTCCAAAGCCAGGGCCGTATTCCCGGAGGTGGTGGTGGGGATTCGTGTGTGTAGACGGGTCCGGCTGGCTTGTGTAGTCCGTCCGTCCAACTTGTCGACCGTAGTCGTCATAGTGTGCGGAGTACGGCTCGGGGGCGGCGCGGTTCGGCGAATTGTAGTGTCCTTTGACGTTCCTCGTGCCTGGCTGAACCTGGTCCGGCGCCTTCCCTCGCGGAGCGAATTTCCCCCCAGCCATGGCTCCCACACCACCCGCGACCGCGCCCGCCGCAGCTCCGGCTGCCGCGCCATTCTTCGCCGCGGCTCGCATGGCGCCGCAGTCGAAGTCGGTTCTTCCGGGATCGAAGGCCTCCGCGATGCCTTCGTCGACGTAGTTCTGGATCCCTCCCTCGGCGCCGGCGACCGCCGCGCCCACCAGGATGGGGACGATGAAGTTCCCGTCGGGATCCGCGTAGTTGACCGGATCTCCTCCGGCGTACGCGTATTGGTTCTCGCCTCCCTCCAGGCCGCTCGGATCCCTCCGCGTGAACGCGCCTGTCTCCGGATCGTACTCGCGGGCGCCGAAGTGGGTGAGGCCCGTGTCGGCGTCGAACATGCCGCCGGCGAACCCAAAGGGCTGAAAACCGGGGTTGCTGTCGGCGACGACCTTGCCGAAGGGATCGTATTCGAGGGCCTGCGCGACCACGCCCGTAAACACGTCCACCACGAAGCGCACGCTGCCGCGCTCGTCCTTCAAGAGCGCGTAGCTGGCGCCGCCGCGCTCGAGCACATCGGGACCCAGCTCGCCGCGGGTGTACACGTACCGCGTGAGCACGTTGCCTGTCGCGTCCACCTCCGCCGCGGGTTGCAGCGCGTTCCGGTACAGGAATCGATTCTCTGTCGTGCCGTTTCGTCGCTTCGTGATGCGACGCCCGTACGCGTCCAGATCGTAGTCGACGCGGATGCCGCCGGGCAGCTCCGCCGAGGTGAGGTGTCCGCGCCCGTCGTAGCCGTAGCGGGTGAGACTCGCGCCCTCGGTCTTGGTCAGCCGCTCGCCCTTCCCCGTGTACGTGTAGGTTGCACCCGCTCTCGACGTCACCCGATCGCGGGCGTCTACCGTGATTCCGCTGTCGGTACGGTTTCCGTTTCCGTCGTACGTGTACGCGTGCGTGGTTGCCCCGTTACGCGTCACACCCGACAGGCGGCCGCGCAGATCGTAGGTAACCCTGTACGTCACGCCGTTCTCGCGCTTCTCTTCGAGGCGGCCCAGCGCGTCGTAGGCCATCGCGAGATCGAGCACCGTGCCCGCGGCGCTGCGCGCTTGGTACGTGGCGAGCTCCCCGTGCGCCGTGTACCCGAAGCTCGCACTCGCGAGTCCCACGCTCAGGCTCGCGAGGCGGCCGCTCGCGGGCTCTCGCGTGAGGAAGGTCGTGCCCGCACGCGTCAGGAGGCCGTCGGCGTCGTATCCATACGAAACCAGGTTGCCCGAGACGCTCTCCGTCGCCCTCCGCAACATCGTGTCGTACGTGAAGGAGACCACGCCAGGGGCGACACCGGTCGCCGTCACCTCCCGCAGGAGCGCCCCGTCCACCCCGAACGCGAGCCCCTGCGGGCCTTGCGCCGAGCTGTTCGTCAGCGTGCGAAGCTGGCCACTCGTCGCGTCGTACGCGAACGACACCTCACCGCCCGCGTACACCAGCCGCGACGGCCGGCCCGCGCTGTCACGCGCGATGTCGGTCGCCGTCCCGTCTTCGTGGGTGATCTTCGCGAGGTCGCGATCTCCATCGTAGCCCATCGCGATCGGGCTCGCGCCCGGGGCCAGGTAGGTGGCGAGCTGCCCGTCCTTTCCGTACGTCAGCGCGTGCGCCCCTGCCAGGCGGCGTCACCAACGTGAGGTCGTCCATCGCGCTCCACGCGTAGGCGCTCTTCGCCCCGTCGGTGTGCACGAACGCTGTCGCGCGGAGAGCCCCGTCGCGCTCGATCCCTACGCGCCGCCCGAGGGTGTCTTCCACGCTCGCGAGGGCTCCCGCGGCGCCGTATCCGAGCGTCGTGCGGCGCGTGCCCGTGGTCGCCGAGGCGAGCCTGCTGCGTGCATCGTACACACGATCGGTCGCCGGGAAGCCGGGGAGCTGCGAGCGCACGACTCGCCCTTCGGCGTCGAGGGTGGCCGTGAGAGTCCGGCCCCCGGGCGTTGTCGTGGTCCAGGTGCGGCCCGGGCCGTCGTACGCCATGCGCGTCACGCCGTCGGCCGTGCGACGCTCGCCAGAGAGGGTCACCAGGGCCCCCGCCGCGTCGACGTTGGCAGCCCACGTGCTCTCCACTGTGCGCGTCAGGCCGCTCGGGAACCTCACCACGTGTCGCGCGGCGTAGGGCGCGAGCATGCCAAGGCGCGGATCGGCCTCGGGCACCACCTCCACCTCGGTGCCATCGGCCAGCTGGGCGCGGGTCTCCCCCGACTTCTTTGTGGTCCAGTCGAACCGGGTGCCGTCGCGCTCGAGGAGACTACGCACTTCGTCGATGCCTGGGCCCGCGCGGAACACGTGCGATTCGCGACGCGACAGCCCCGTGGTGACGTCGACCTTGGTGCCCTCGGGCACTGTGCTCTGTGCGAACGAGAAGCGGCGGTTCTCGGCGTCGGCGTCGGTCACGAGCTTGCCGTCGCCGTCGTACGACATCGTGTGAACGCCGCCGCCCTGGTCGACGCGCTTCGTGAGGAGTCCTCCTGGGGCGTACTCGAGCTGCTCCTTGCGGCTGAGCGCGTCGGTCACCGTGGCGAGGAGACCTTGCGCGTCGTAGGCGAGAGTCGTCACTTGCCCGAACGGAGCTGCGATTCGCGTGGCGCGCCCGGCGGGGTCACGCGTGATCGTGAGCGCGTTCTGGTGGGCGTCCTCCATCTTCAGGAGGCGACCTGCCGCGTCGTACCCGAACGTGAGAATCGGCGTCGTGGTGAGCGCGTCGAGCGTGCGAAGGTGCCGGCCTCGTGCGTCGAAGACAAACACCTGGGAGCCCGACTCGTCCGGCAGCAGCGTCTCCCCCGACGTCGTGCCGGGAAAGGGCGATCTCAGCGTCGCCACGCGGTTCTGCGACTCCTCCGTCGCGAGCAGGGCGCCGTCGCTCGTGAGCGCCAGCGTGCGGGTCGACAGGCCAAAGAGTCGCCCGCTCGAGCCCTCGAGCGAGGGCCGATCGCCACCTCCCGCGTAGGCCTGCACGCGACCCCGCTCGACGCGGCGAATGCGAAGATTGCCCTGATCGGAGACGTAAACGACTCCTTCAGGATCGACCGCGACCGCCGTGGGGCCCCGGAAGCTCGCGCTCGCGGCCGGGCCGCCGTCGCCCGCGCTCCCGGCGTCGCCCGAGCCGGCGAGCGTCGTCACCAGGCCGGACGGATCGACCCGCCGCACCCGATTGCGCCCTTGCTCGGCGATGAAGAGCGCGCCGTCCGGGCCCACCGCGAGCCCCCGAGGAAGCAGCAGCGAGGCTCTTCGCGCGGGGACCGACTCCCCGGCTTCAACACCCCCGCCAACGGCGAGCTCGATGCGCCCGCTCGGATCGATGCGCGCGACCGAGCTCGTGCCCTCGGTGGTGACGTAGATGCTGCCGTCGGGTCCCTCGGCCAGCGCCGTGGGGCGCGATACGGTCGCCTCGGTCGCTGCGATCGGAGCGGCGGTGATGGGCTTCGGGCCCCCTCCGGCGAGGGTGCGCACGACGCCGTCGCGACCCACGCAACGTACGGAGTCGGCGTACTGCTCCGCGAAGCACACGCGCCCGTCGCGCAGCACCGTCACCGCGCGTGGGGTGTCGAGGTTGGCCTGGGTCGCCGGGCCGCCGTCACCCGTGTGGCCTTGTGTGCCCGTGCCCGCGAACGCAGAAATGACTC is from Myxococcales bacterium and encodes:
- a CDS encoding RHS repeat protein, translated to MSRVWAFSLPFVLVLCLSLLLAACGGGRLYAMRPAGDADPRTPDGVTRMAYDGASRTWTTTTPGGRTLTATLDAEGRVVRSQLPGFPATDRVYDARSRLASATTGTRRTTFAYGAAGALASVEDTLGRRVGIERDGALRATAFVHTDGAKSAYAWSAMDDLTLVTPPGKGAHALTYGKDGQLATYLAPGASPIAMGYDGDRDLAKITHEDGTATDIARDSAGRPSRLVYAGGEVSFAYDATSGQLRTLTNSSAQGPQGLAFGWDGALLREVTATGVAPGVVSFTYDTMLRRATESASGNAVSYGYDADGLLTRAGTTFLTREPASAPSRA
- a CDS encoding RHS repeat-associated core domain-containing protein, whose translation is MGYDGDRDLAKITHEDGTATDIARDSAGRPSRLVYAGGEVSFAYDATSGQLRTLTNSSAQGPQGLAFGVDGALLREVTATGVAPGVVSFTYDTMLRRATESVSGNLVSYGYDADGLLTRAGTTFLTREPASGRLASLSVGLASASFGYTAHGELATYQARSAAGTVLDLAMAYDALGRLEEKRENGVTYRVTYDLRGRLSGVTRNGATTHAYTYDGNGNRTDSGITVDARDRVTSRAGATYTYTGKGERLTKTEGASLTRYGYDGRGHLTSAELPGGIRVDYDLDAYGRRITKRRNGTTENRFLYRNALQPAAEVDATGNVLTRYVYTRGELGPDVLERGGASYALLKDERGSVRFVVDVFTGVVAQALEYDPFGKVVADSNPGFQPFGFAGGMFDADTGLTHFGAREYDPETGAFTRRDPSGLEGGENQYAYAGGDPVNYADPDGNFIVPILVGAAVAGAEGGIQNYVDEGIAEAFDPGRTDFDCGAMRAAAKNGAAAGAAAGAVAGGVGAMAGGKFAPRGKAPDQVQPGTRNVKGHYNSPNRAAPEPYSAHYDDYGRQVGRTDYTSQPDPSTHTNPHHHLREYGPGFGPKGRETGPFPGPHPLDR